One Deinococcus grandis DNA window includes the following coding sequences:
- a CDS encoding DEAD/DEAH box helicase family protein has protein sequence MSASSPALPFLRAPGAPPASRERALAELPLTVLVGVTGVGKSTALAALTGADAGMRVLPDRREVTDAVMILPATGGVPVRDREARFRLTAAYRQSHPGGMAQALGSLLADVSHWGEAPVFDGLRGLEEVRYAAQAFRAWRFVALGAPDAVRVRRLLGRADTFDQVGAGGGGALREELAALTGVDAVFSPAELDDLAALAQAGFAPADVLAKVKIVVSERRNYDPAAAEAFLRTLPPARALVLDTVALDPAGVAAAVRAWVGGAV, from the coding sequence ATGAGTGCCTCCTCCCCTGCCCTGCCGTTCCTGCGTGCGCCCGGCGCGCCGCCCGCCTCCCGTGAACGCGCCCTGGCGGAGTTGCCGCTGACCGTGCTGGTGGGCGTGACCGGGGTGGGCAAGAGCACGGCGCTGGCAGCGCTGACCGGCGCGGACGCGGGCATGCGGGTCCTGCCGGACCGGCGTGAGGTGACGGACGCCGTGATGATCCTGCCCGCGACCGGCGGCGTGCCCGTGCGCGACCGCGAGGCACGCTTCCGGCTGACGGCGGCGTACCGGCAGAGCCATCCGGGGGGAATGGCGCAGGCGCTGGGCTCCCTGCTGGCGGACGTGAGCCACTGGGGCGAGGCGCCGGTGTTCGACGGCCTGCGCGGCCTGGAGGAGGTGAGGTACGCGGCGCAGGCGTTCCGCGCGTGGCGGTTCGTGGCGCTGGGCGCGCCGGACGCGGTGCGGGTGCGGCGGCTGCTGGGCCGCGCGGACACCTTCGATCAGGTGGGGGCGGGTGGGGGCGGCGCGCTGCGCGAGGAACTGGCGGCACTGACCGGCGTGGACGCGGTGTTCAGCCCGGCCGAACTGGATGACCTGGCGGCGCTGGCGCAGGCGGGGTTCGCCCCGGCGGACGTGCTGGCGAAGGTGAAGATCGTGGTGTCCGAACGCCGCAACTACGACCCGGCGGCGGCCGAGGCGTTCCTGCGGACCCTGCCGCCCGCGCGGGCACTGGTGCTGGACACCGTGGCGCTGGACCCGGCGGGCGTCGCGGCGGCGGTGCGGGCCTGGGTGGGGGGGGCGGTGTGA
- a CDS encoding ABC transporter ATP-binding protein → MTASVPVQADRNVVLEARNMTRRFGGLIAVNDVSFDVREGEIFGLIGPNGAGKTTLFNLMTGLTPPSSGTLTYRGQTVTGLQPNRVAALGMSRTFQNIRLFRGLTALENVKIAQHARTRAGLWQGVLGAARAEEAQVERRAWELLDLVGMGDRAGELAANFSYGDQRRLEIARALATEPRVLLLDEPAAGMNTSEKGQLTAFIREVRDRFDLTVLVIEHHVPLVMNLCDRVAVLNFGQLIAMGNPAEVQRDPKVIEAYLGGE, encoded by the coding sequence ATGACCGCGTCCGTTCCTGTCCAGGCGGACCGGAACGTGGTGCTCGAAGCGCGCAACATGACCCGCCGCTTCGGGGGACTGATCGCCGTGAACGACGTGTCCTTCGACGTGCGCGAGGGTGAAATCTTCGGATTGATCGGCCCGAACGGCGCGGGCAAGACCACGCTGTTCAACCTGATGACCGGCCTCACCCCGCCCAGTAGCGGCACGCTGACGTACCGCGGGCAGACCGTGACGGGCCTGCAACCGAACCGCGTGGCGGCACTCGGGATGAGCCGCACCTTCCAGAACATCCGCCTGTTCCGCGGCCTGACCGCGCTGGAGAACGTGAAGATCGCGCAGCACGCCCGCACCCGCGCCGGACTGTGGCAGGGCGTGCTGGGCGCCGCCCGCGCCGAGGAGGCGCAGGTGGAACGCCGCGCCTGGGAACTGCTGGATCTCGTGGGCATGGGGGACCGCGCGGGGGAACTCGCGGCGAACTTCAGTTACGGCGATCAGCGCCGCCTGGAGATCGCCCGCGCCCTGGCGACCGAACCGCGCGTGCTGCTGCTCGACGAACCCGCCGCCGGGATGAACACGTCCGAGAAGGGGCAGCTGACCGCGTTCATCCGCGAGGTCCGCGACCGCTTCGACCTGACCGTGCTGGTCATCGAGCATCACGTGCCGCTGGTCATGAACCTGTGTGACCGCGTGGCGGTGCTGAACTTCGGGCAGCTGATCGCCATGGGTAACCCGGCCGAGGTGCAGCGCGACCCGAAAGTCATCGAAGCGTACCTGGGAGGCGAATGA
- a CDS encoding ABC transporter ATP-binding protein, translating to MALLEIENLSVNYGAIQAVRGLSLTVEEGEVVTLIGANGAGKTTTLRAVSRLLRPVAGTIRFAGRDITRLPADEAVKLGIAQSPEGRQVLARQSVQDNLELGAYTRKGSVRADLYEMYERFPRLGERRDQLAGTLSGGEQQMLAIARAMMSRPKLLLLDEPSLGLAPIIVREIFSIIRDLNAQGVTILLVEQNARLAMNASHRTYVLEAGQLTFSGNSAELVNDERVLQAYLGG from the coding sequence ATGGCCCTGCTGGAGATCGAGAACCTCAGCGTGAACTACGGCGCGATCCAGGCGGTGCGCGGCCTGTCCCTGACCGTCGAGGAGGGCGAGGTCGTCACGCTGATCGGCGCGAACGGCGCGGGCAAGACGACCACGCTGCGAGCCGTGTCGCGCCTGCTGCGCCCGGTCGCCGGGACCATCCGCTTCGCGGGGCGGGACATCACGCGGCTGCCCGCCGACGAGGCCGTGAAGCTCGGCATCGCGCAGAGTCCCGAGGGGCGGCAGGTGCTGGCGCGGCAGAGCGTGCAGGACAACCTGGAACTCGGCGCGTACACCAGAAAAGGCAGTGTCCGCGCGGACCTGTACGAGATGTACGAACGCTTCCCCCGCCTGGGCGAGCGGCGCGACCAGCTCGCGGGGACGCTGTCGGGCGGCGAGCAGCAGATGCTCGCCATCGCGCGGGCCATGATGAGCCGCCCGAAACTGCTGCTGCTGGACGAACCCAGCCTGGGTCTGGCGCCGATCATCGTGCGGGAGATCTTCAGCATCATCCGCGACCTGAACGCGCAGGGGGTGACCATCCTGCTCGTCGAGCAGAACGCACGCCTCGCCATGAACGCCTCGCACCGCACGTACGTCCTCGAGGCCGGGCAGCTGACCTTCAGCGGGAACAGCGCCGAACTCGTGAATGACGAGCGCGTGCTGCAGGCCTACCTGGGCGGCTGA
- a CDS encoding enolase C-terminal domain-like protein, giving the protein MSAPTVARVEGIPFRLPLTSALAWGAHSALSAAEHVLVRVTLSDGTVGQAEATPRPTIYGETTASVLGILAQLEAGLTGVAITDEVGLNRVRNSVVNNHTARGALDMALHDARARAQGVTLFDTLLGPNTRVRPSFILGIAPPEEMLAEARRVVAAGVRCLKVKVGREHERDLRVIRELRAEFGPDVLLYADSNETLSPQSAPAALDAMREAGLMYVEEPLPARNLRARAELHAQGRLPVVADDSCFTPADLERELDFDTFDVLNVKTARNGFTDGLQMLRRAAAAGKRGMVGSQASTGLGTVHAALLSTQAEVTEPCELSFVLKLRDDLLDAPIVFRDGWLDVPSMRERCVDEAKLSRYRLA; this is encoded by the coding sequence GTGAGCGCCCCGACGGTCGCGCGGGTGGAGGGCATTCCCTTCCGGCTGCCGCTGACGTCCGCGCTGGCGTGGGGGGCGCACTCGGCCCTGAGTGCCGCCGAGCACGTGCTGGTGCGCGTGACGCTCTCGGATGGGACGGTGGGGCAGGCGGAGGCCACGCCGCGCCCGACCATCTACGGCGAGACGACCGCGAGCGTGCTGGGCATCCTCGCGCAGCTGGAGGCCGGTCTGACGGGCGTGGCGATCACGGACGAGGTCGGCCTGAACCGGGTGCGGAACAGCGTGGTGAACAACCACACGGCGCGCGGCGCGCTGGACATGGCGCTGCACGACGCCCGCGCCCGCGCGCAGGGAGTCACCCTGTTCGACACGCTGCTGGGCCCGAACACGCGGGTGCGGCCCAGTTTCATCCTGGGGATCGCCCCCCCGGAGGAGATGCTGGCCGAGGCGCGGCGCGTGGTGGCCGCAGGCGTGCGCTGCCTGAAGGTGAAGGTGGGCCGCGAGCACGAGCGGGACCTGCGCGTGATCCGGGAACTGCGCGCCGAGTTCGGCCCTGACGTGCTGCTGTACGCCGACAGCAACGAGACCCTGTCGCCGCAGTCGGCCCCGGCGGCACTGGACGCGATGCGCGAGGCGGGCCTGATGTACGTCGAGGAACCGCTCCCCGCCCGGAACCTGCGGGCGCGGGCCGAGCTGCACGCGCAGGGGCGGCTGCCGGTCGTGGCGGACGACTCGTGCTTCACGCCCGCCGACCTGGAACGCGAACTGGACTTCGACACCTTCGACGTGCTGAACGTCAAGACCGCCCGCAACGGCTTCACGGACGGCCTGCAGATGCTGCGGCGGGCCGCGGCGGCCGGGAAGCGCGGCATGGTGGGTTCGCAGGCCAGCACGGGGCTGGGGACCGTTCACGCGGCGCTGCTGTCCACGCAGGCGGAGGTCACCGAGCCGTGCGAACTGAGTTTCGTGCTGAAACTGAGGGACGATCTGCTGGACGCCCCGATCGTGTTCAGGGACGGCTGGCTGGACGTTCCTTCCATGAGAGAACGGTGCGTCGATGAAGCGAAACTGAGCCGGTACCGCCTTGCATGA
- a CDS encoding GNAT family N-acetyltransferase — translation MTDVLIRPARPFDAAFAVPLIQATIGRIGYALTGVTDDVAAERTLLGFYPLRGNRLSFEHQFIAQSPTGEPLGLILAYPGEHAEALDDPFRERLHALGLPGRIESEGTPGELYVDTLAVTEAARGQGIGARLLDAAVERAATLGLHQVGLLVEDGNPAARLYARKGFRPAGTRALAGGTYTHLVRDVG, via the coding sequence GTGACCGACGTCCTCATCCGCCCGGCCCGTCCGTTCGACGCAGCATTTGCCGTCCCCCTGATCCAGGCGACCATCGGCCGGATCGGGTATGCGCTGACCGGCGTGACGGACGACGTGGCCGCCGAGCGGACCCTGCTGGGCTTCTACCCGCTGCGCGGCAATCGCCTGAGTTTCGAGCATCAGTTCATCGCGCAGTCGCCTACAGGGGAGCCATTGGGCCTGATCCTCGCGTACCCGGGTGAGCACGCCGAGGCGCTGGATGATCCGTTCCGCGAACGGCTGCACGCCCTGGGCCTGCCGGGCCGCATCGAGTCCGAGGGCACGCCCGGCGAGCTGTACGTGGATACCCTGGCGGTCACGGAGGCCGCGCGTGGGCAGGGAATCGGGGCGCGACTGCTGGACGCCGCTGTCGAGCGGGCGGCGACGCTGGGCCTGCACCAGGTGGGCCTGCTCGTCGAGGACGGCAATCCGGCCGCGCGGCTGTACGCCCGGAAGGGTTTCCGACCAGCGGGTACGCGGGCACTGGCGGGCGGGACGTACACGCATCTGGTGCGGGACGTGGGCTGA
- a CDS encoding branched-chain amino acid ABC transporter permease encodes MDDFLQTYGFLIATMLQAGLLGLSLYFPLQAGQLSLASPGFYAVGGYAAAILLTNPAFAGLRDTLGNGMFPLTWLAGAVLGGLLGVVVGVPALRLRGIYLALATIAFVEILRVVALNLTVTGGAVGIFGIPQAFGFQDRWQYIFLFLPLLLLTLLFARQLERSRVGRALRAIREDELAADAMGVPPTQYKVLAFVIGAVLAGLVGAMSAPFLNTWNAKQGTFDASITILAAVLIGGSRNIWGPVVGGALLAAVPEVLRFLADWRLVINGLVLVVASLYLPQGIVGALERLGRPRPPQRPTPAPVSAAEVKS; translated from the coding sequence ATGGACGATTTTCTTCAGACGTACGGCTTCCTGATCGCCACCATGCTTCAGGCGGGCCTGCTGGGCCTGAGCCTGTACTTCCCGCTGCAGGCGGGGCAGCTGAGCCTCGCCAGTCCGGGGTTCTACGCGGTGGGCGGGTACGCGGCGGCGATCCTGCTGACCAACCCGGCCTTCGCGGGCCTGCGCGACACGCTCGGGAACGGCATGTTCCCGCTGACGTGGCTGGCGGGCGCCGTGCTGGGCGGGCTGCTGGGGGTCGTCGTGGGCGTCCCGGCGCTGCGGCTGCGTGGCATCTACCTGGCGCTGGCGACCATCGCGTTCGTGGAGATCCTGCGCGTGGTGGCGCTGAACCTGACGGTGACGGGCGGCGCGGTGGGCATCTTCGGGATTCCGCAGGCGTTCGGCTTCCAGGACCGCTGGCAGTACATCTTCCTGTTCCTGCCGCTGCTGCTGCTGACGCTGCTGTTCGCGCGGCAGCTGGAACGCTCGCGGGTGGGCCGGGCGCTGCGCGCCATCCGCGAGGATGAACTGGCGGCCGACGCGATGGGCGTGCCGCCCACGCAGTACAAGGTGCTGGCGTTCGTGATCGGCGCGGTGCTGGCCGGACTGGTGGGCGCCATGAGCGCGCCGTTCCTGAACACCTGGAACGCCAAGCAGGGTACGTTCGACGCGAGCATCACGATCCTCGCGGCGGTGCTGATCGGCGGCTCGCGGAACATCTGGGGGCCGGTGGTGGGCGGCGCGCTGCTCGCGGCGGTGCCCGAGGTGCTGCGCTTCCTGGCCGACTGGCGACTCGTGATCAACGGGCTGGTGCTCGTCGTGGCGAGCCTGTACCTCCCGCAGGGCATCGTGGGCGCGCTGGAGCGCCTGGGGCGGCCCCGTCCGCCACAGCGGCCGACCCCGGCGCCCGTCAGCGCGGCGGAGGTGAAGTCATGA
- the cysK gene encoding cysteine synthase A — MIESLIGHTPLLQLTRVVEPGMADVFVKLEGQNPGGSIKDRTALGLIEDAERRGVLQPGGTIVEPTSGNTGIGLAQVAAAKGYKLILCMPASMSEERKRTLVAYGAELILTDPTRRMLAAIEEAEKLVHERGAVMMNQFGNPANPAVHERTTGPELWEQMQGRIDAFVYGSGTGGTISGVGRYLKRMNPAVQIIACEPARSNVLTGGEMGTHGFQGMGPGFIPDNLDRSVIDDVIDVWEEDAYPLARRLAQEEGVFVGMSSGAMAWATLEVARRLGPGKRVATIACDTGARYLTTSLFAGEGDTPPGYLPRSRQRTA; from the coding sequence ATGATCGAGTCCCTCATCGGGCACACCCCCCTCCTGCAACTGACGCGCGTCGTCGAGCCCGGCATGGCCGACGTGTTCGTGAAACTCGAAGGTCAGAACCCCGGCGGCAGCATCAAGGACCGCACCGCCCTGGGCCTCATCGAGGACGCCGAACGGCGCGGCGTCCTGCAACCCGGCGGCACCATCGTGGAACCCACCAGCGGCAACACCGGCATCGGACTGGCGCAGGTCGCCGCCGCCAAGGGCTACAAACTCATCCTGTGCATGCCCGCCAGCATGAGCGAGGAACGCAAACGCACCCTCGTCGCGTACGGCGCCGAACTGATCCTCACCGACCCCACCCGCCGCATGCTGGCTGCCATCGAGGAAGCCGAGAAGCTCGTGCACGAGCGCGGCGCGGTCATGATGAACCAGTTCGGGAACCCCGCCAATCCTGCCGTGCACGAACGCACCACCGGCCCCGAACTGTGGGAGCAGATGCAGGGCCGCATCGATGCCTTCGTGTACGGCAGCGGCACCGGCGGCACCATCAGCGGCGTCGGCCGGTACCTCAAACGCATGAACCCCGCCGTGCAGATCATCGCCTGCGAACCCGCCCGCAGCAACGTCCTCACCGGCGGCGAGATGGGCACCCACGGCTTCCAGGGCATGGGCCCCGGTTTCATCCCGGACAACCTCGACCGCAGCGTCATCGACGACGTCATCGACGTCTGGGAGGAAGACGCCTACCCCCTGGCCCGCCGCCTGGCGCAGGAGGAAGGCGTGTTCGTCGGCATGAGCAGCGGCGCCATGGCCTGGGCCACCCTGGAGGTCGCCCGTCGCCTGGGCCCCGGCAAACGCGTCGCCACCATCGCCTGCGACACCGGCGCCCGCTACCTGACCACCAGCCTCTTCGCGGGCGAGGGCGACACGCCCCCCGGCTACCTGCCCCGCTCCCGCCAGCGCACCGCGTAA
- the clpS gene encoding ATP-dependent Clp protease adapter ClpS has protein sequence MTRRDLDSRTQTLERTHTQRPRLFRVLLLNDDYTPMEFVVMVLQRYFRKAEQEAELIMLAVHHKGQGVAGVYTRDVAETKVAQVMNHARRDGHPLRVVAEPEPDA, from the coding sequence ATGACGCGCCGCGACCTTGACTCGCGCACCCAGACGCTGGAACGCACGCATACGCAGCGGCCCCGCCTGTTCCGGGTGCTGCTGCTGAACGACGACTATACGCCCATGGAATTCGTGGTGATGGTGCTGCAGCGCTACTTCCGCAAGGCGGAGCAGGAGGCGGAACTGATCATGCTGGCCGTGCATCACAAGGGGCAGGGCGTGGCGGGCGTGTACACGCGTGACGTGGCGGAGACGAAGGTCGCGCAGGTCATGAATCACGCGCGGCGCGACGGGCACCCCCTGCGGGTCGTGGCGGAACCGGAGCCGGACGCATGA
- a CDS encoding AAA family ATPase, with protein sequence MIGDHLQVTIGRAADYAREAGHELVTLEHLLLALTHDPEAREALLAVGVDVERLREDLQALLAEFEAVPDAEPDFTLGVHRVVEGAVLQLHASGKGHEVADGARVLVELLEEPDSPARAALEARGASRLDVLSFVSHGAAKVPGRERERRVAGVDGPAPEAPEAEVDPLEAYAADLTAQARAGAFDPVIGRVTELERVVHVLARRGKNNPVLVGEPGVGKTALAEGLAQRIVDGQAPGFLRGASVYALDLGALLAGTRYRGDFEARLKGVLAALDGQNAVLFIDELHTLVGAGATEGGSVDAANLLKPALARGKLRVLGATTPAELRHLEKDRALWRRFQTVEVPEPSEEDALKIVQGLAGRYEAHHGVTFTPGALDAAVRLSVRHLRDRFLPDKAIDVLDEAGAARSSAGKGGTIDVPDIEGMVARMARVPLGAVKAEEVTSLATLEVDLKARVFGQDAAVGAVASAVKLARAGLRDPQKPQGAFLFAGPTGVGKTELARALAERLGIHLARFDMSEYQEAHTVARLIGAPPGYVGFDQGGLLTDAVARHPHAVLLLDEIEKAHPDVYNVFLQLMDHGTLTDHTGKKVDGRGLILVFTTNAGAADASRPALGFGRTGRAGEEAEAVKRTFTPEFRNRLDGVLHFSPLPPDVMGGVVDKFVRELQGQLEERGVTLTVTPAARARLAALGYDPLMGARPLARVIEAQLKRPLADLMLFGRLKGGGRVRVGVKDGSFTFT encoded by the coding sequence ATGATCGGCGATCACCTGCAGGTCACGATCGGCCGCGCGGCGGACTACGCGCGCGAGGCGGGGCATGAACTGGTCACGCTGGAGCACCTGCTGCTGGCCCTGACGCACGACCCGGAGGCGCGCGAGGCGCTGCTGGCCGTGGGCGTGGACGTCGAGCGGCTGCGCGAGGATCTCCAGGCGCTGCTGGCGGAGTTCGAGGCCGTGCCGGACGCCGAGCCGGATTTCACGCTGGGCGTGCACCGGGTCGTGGAGGGCGCGGTGCTGCAGCTGCACGCCAGTGGCAAGGGGCACGAGGTCGCGGACGGCGCGCGGGTGCTCGTGGAGCTGCTGGAGGAGCCGGACAGTCCAGCCCGCGCGGCGCTGGAGGCACGGGGGGCGTCGCGGCTGGACGTGCTGAGTTTCGTGTCGCACGGCGCGGCGAAGGTGCCGGGTCGCGAGCGGGAGCGGCGCGTGGCGGGCGTGGACGGCCCGGCCCCCGAGGCGCCGGAGGCGGAGGTGGACCCGCTGGAGGCGTACGCGGCGGACCTGACGGCGCAGGCGCGCGCCGGGGCGTTCGATCCGGTGATCGGGCGCGTGACGGAACTGGAGCGGGTGGTGCATGTGCTGGCGCGGCGCGGGAAGAACAACCCGGTGCTGGTGGGCGAGCCGGGGGTGGGCAAGACCGCGCTGGCCGAGGGCCTCGCGCAGCGGATCGTGGACGGGCAGGCCCCGGGCTTCCTGCGAGGAGCGTCGGTGTATGCGCTGGATCTGGGAGCGCTGCTCGCGGGCACCCGCTACCGGGGTGATTTCGAGGCGCGGCTCAAGGGCGTGCTGGCAGCGCTGGACGGGCAGAACGCGGTGCTGTTCATCGACGAACTGCACACCCTGGTGGGTGCCGGGGCGACCGAGGGCGGCAGCGTGGACGCCGCGAACCTCCTCAAGCCGGCCCTCGCGCGGGGCAAGCTGCGGGTGCTGGGGGCGACCACCCCGGCGGAACTGCGGCACCTGGAGAAGGACCGGGCGCTGTGGCGCCGCTTCCAGACGGTCGAGGTGCCCGAGCCGTCCGAGGAGGACGCCCTGAAGATCGTGCAGGGGCTGGCCGGGCGCTACGAGGCGCATCACGGGGTGACGTTCACGCCGGGCGCGCTGGACGCGGCGGTGCGCCTGTCGGTGCGGCACCTGCGCGACCGCTTCCTGCCGGACAAGGCCATCGACGTGCTGGACGAGGCGGGCGCGGCGCGCAGCAGCGCCGGGAAGGGCGGCACCATCGACGTGCCGGACATTGAGGGCATGGTGGCCCGCATGGCCCGCGTGCCGCTGGGCGCTGTGAAGGCCGAGGAGGTCACGTCCCTGGCAACGCTGGAGGTGGATCTGAAAGCGCGGGTGTTCGGGCAGGACGCGGCGGTGGGCGCCGTGGCGAGCGCCGTGAAACTGGCCCGCGCGGGGCTGCGGGACCCGCAGAAGCCGCAGGGGGCGTTCCTGTTCGCCGGGCCGACCGGGGTGGGCAAGACCGAACTGGCCCGCGCGCTGGCCGAGCGGCTGGGCATTCACCTGGCGCGGTTCGACATGAGCGAGTACCAGGAGGCGCACACGGTCGCGCGGCTGATCGGCGCGCCCCCCGGGTACGTGGGCTTCGATCAGGGCGGCCTGCTCACCGACGCGGTGGCGAGGCATCCGCACGCGGTGCTGCTCCTCGACGAGATCGAGAAGGCCCACCCGGACGTGTACAACGTGTTCCTGCAGCTCATGGATCACGGGACGCTGACCGACCACACCGGGAAGAAGGTGGACGGGCGCGGCCTGATCCTGGTGTTCACCACGAACGCCGGCGCCGCCGACGCCTCGCGGCCCGCGCTGGGGTTCGGCCGCACGGGCCGCGCGGGCGAGGAGGCGGAGGCCGTGAAGCGCACGTTCACGCCGGAGTTCCGTAACCGCCTGGACGGCGTGCTGCACTTCTCGCCGCTGCCCCCGGACGTGATGGGCGGCGTGGTGGACAAGTTCGTGCGGGAGTTGCAGGGGCAGCTGGAGGAACGCGGCGTGACCCTGACCGTGACCCCGGCGGCGCGCGCGCGGCTGGCGGCGCTGGGCTACGACCCGCTGATGGGCGCGCGGCCCCTGGCACGCGTGATCGAGGCGCAGCTGAAGCGCCCGCTGGCGGACCTGATGCTGTTCGGCCGCCTGAAGGGTGGGGGGCGCGTGCGGGTGGGTGTCAAGGACGGCAGCTTTACCTTCACTTAA
- a CDS encoding PRC-barrel domain-containing protein — translation MIKGKDILNRSIVAVSTGEKIDRVHDVIFDHQANQVLGLLVDEGGWFSAAKVVPFERIRSVGEDAIMIGSADDITTTREDGRLKEALDSKASLIGLTLLTTDGQNLGRIADVFFDEHTGRVEGYEATGGLFADLSSGRTFVPAPESVQIGTDTAIVPISVAQAMQEQEDGGIKGALSSAGESLSGAYQNAAEGVKGAYENIADATRERQKEYVVGKTAGGDITAVDGHLIVARGETITAAHADDAEAAGKLAALATAATGGVIVGAYGSARDRVQDSYEDVKDATAERQKAYVTGKTARSEITTDAGEVIVPAGATITSFQADRAEQTGRLAALTAAATGGAIQDGVEGLRQRQQLDPNSPEATIGRRVKTDVRAPGGSLVAAQGQIVTPAILDRAKHVGAQQALIDATTGGARPGVTATSAVSQGLGNVSESAGNLLDRAKSWLGDKREQAEQVIDQRQQDAQEQKVRDALGRPVTRVILAPDDSIILNVGEIVTHKAVQAARDGDVLDILVESVNKDTPDLDPLASRPDATGEAALDSQPDPVHPAQGSGQPSAQATTGATDERRPATLPAAPDDRLS, via the coding sequence ATGATCAAAGGCAAAGACATCCTGAACCGCAGCATCGTCGCGGTCAGCACCGGCGAGAAGATCGACCGCGTGCACGACGTGATCTTCGACCACCAGGCCAACCAGGTCCTGGGCCTGCTCGTCGACGAGGGCGGCTGGTTCAGCGCCGCGAAGGTCGTGCCCTTCGAGCGCATCCGCAGCGTCGGTGAGGACGCCATCATGATCGGCAGCGCCGACGACATCACCACCACCCGCGAGGACGGCCGCCTGAAAGAGGCGCTGGACAGCAAGGCCAGCCTGATCGGCCTGACCCTCCTGACCACCGACGGGCAGAACCTGGGCCGCATCGCCGACGTGTTCTTCGACGAGCACACCGGCCGCGTCGAGGGCTACGAGGCCACCGGCGGCCTGTTCGCCGACCTGAGCAGCGGCCGCACCTTCGTGCCCGCGCCCGAGAGCGTGCAGATCGGCACCGACACCGCCATCGTGCCCATCAGCGTCGCGCAGGCCATGCAGGAGCAGGAGGACGGCGGCATCAAGGGCGCCCTGAGCAGCGCCGGTGAAAGCCTCAGCGGCGCGTACCAGAACGCCGCCGAGGGCGTGAAGGGCGCCTACGAGAACATCGCCGACGCCACCCGCGAACGCCAGAAGGAATACGTGGTCGGCAAGACCGCCGGGGGCGACATCACCGCCGTGGACGGCCACCTGATCGTCGCCAGGGGCGAGACCATCACCGCCGCGCACGCCGACGACGCCGAGGCCGCCGGGAAGCTCGCCGCGCTCGCCACCGCCGCGACCGGCGGCGTGATCGTAGGCGCCTACGGCAGCGCCCGCGACCGCGTGCAGGACTCCTACGAGGACGTCAAGGACGCCACCGCCGAACGCCAGAAGGCCTACGTGACCGGCAAGACCGCCCGCAGCGAGATCACCACCGACGCGGGTGAAGTCATCGTGCCTGCCGGAGCGACCATCACCAGCTTCCAGGCCGACCGCGCCGAGCAGACCGGCCGCCTCGCCGCCCTGACCGCCGCCGCGACCGGTGGCGCCATCCAGGACGGCGTCGAGGGCCTGCGCCAGCGCCAGCAGCTCGACCCGAACAGCCCCGAGGCGACCATCGGCCGCCGCGTGAAGACCGACGTGCGCGCCCCCGGCGGCAGCCTCGTGGCCGCGCAGGGCCAGATCGTCACGCCCGCCATCCTGGACCGCGCCAAGCACGTGGGGGCGCAACAGGCCCTGATCGACGCCACGACCGGCGGCGCCCGCCCCGGCGTGACCGCCACCAGCGCCGTCAGCCAGGGGCTGGGTAACGTCAGCGAGAGCGCCGGGAACCTCCTCGACCGCGCCAAGAGCTGGCTGGGCGACAAGCGCGAACAGGCCGAACAGGTCATCGACCAGCGCCAGCAGGACGCGCAGGAGCAGAAGGTCCGCGACGCGCTGGGCCGCCCCGTCACCCGCGTGATCCTCGCACCCGACGACAGCATCATCCTGAACGTCGGCGAGATCGTCACGCACAAGGCCGTGCAGGCCGCCCGCGACGGCGACGTGCTGGACATCCTGGTGGAGAGCGTGAACAAGGACACCCCGGACCTAGACCCGCTGGCCAGCCGCCCCGACGCGACCGGTGAGGCCGCGCTGGACAGCCAGCCCGACCCCGTTCACCCCGCCCAGGGCAGCGGCCAGCCCAGTGCACAGGCCACGACCGGCGCCACCGACGAGCGCCGTCCCGCGACCCTGCCCGCCGCGCCCGACGACCGCCTGAGCTGA